From a region of the Clupea harengus chromosome 9, Ch_v2.0.2, whole genome shotgun sequence genome:
- the LOC105897131 gene encoding P2Y purinoceptor 2, translated as MSDFSNSTYASNDSHSPYRCQFDEDFKYILLPVSYGLVFVVGLILNVVTLYVIMVRTRSWKSSTIYMFNLTVCDTLYILTLPFLVYYYADENDWPFGEFLCKLIRFLFYTNLYGSILFLCCISLHRFLGICYPVHSLRWMSARRARLVSAGVWLVVVVFQAPVLYFSRTRDAGSERTCYDTTSEDLFDDFMVYSTAVSVLLFALPFMVLMVCYGLMVRKLLEPARIGAGPGSERYKQKSVKMIIIVLAVFMLCFLPFHLTRSLYYSFRYLDDKISCSQLEASSIAYKVTRPLASANSCLDPVLYFMAGQGFRRNLTKRTKSRQPEKVKTLSTPL; from the coding sequence ATGAGTGACTTCTCAAACAGCACTTACGCCAGCAATGACAGCCACAGCCCTTACCGCTGCCAGTTTGACGAGGATTTTAAGTACATCCTGCTGCCGGTGAGCTATGGGCTGGTGTTTGTGGTGGGCCTGATCCTGAATGTCGTGACTCTCTACGTCATCATGGTCCGCACACGGAGCTGGAAGTCCAGCACCATCTACATGTTCAACCTGACGGTGTGCGACACGCTCTACATCCTGACGCTGCCCTTCCTCGTCTACTACTACGCCGACGAGAACGACTGGCCCTTTGGCGAGTTTCTGTGCAAGCTGATCCGCTTCCTCTTCTACACCAACCTCTACGGCagcatcctcttcctctgctgcaTCAGCCTGCACCGTTTCCTAGGCATCTGCTACCCGGTGCACTCGCTGCGCTGGATGAGTGCCCGGCGCGCGCGGCTAGTGTCTGCGGGTGTGTGGTTGGTCGTGGTGGTCTTTCAGGCGCCTGTGCTCTACTTCTCGCGCACGCGCGACGCCGGGTCGGAGCGCACCTGCTACGACACCACCAGCGAGGATCTCTTCGACGACTTCATGGTGTACAGCACGGCCGTGTCGGTGCTGCTGTTCGCGCTGCCCTTCATGGTGCTGATGGTGTGCTACGGGCTCATGGTGCGGAAGCTTCTGGAACCAGCCCGGATAGGGGCCGGTCCAGGCTCTGAGCGCTACAAGCAGAAGTCGGTGAAGATGATCATCATTGTGCTGGCGGTCTTCATGCTCTGCTTCCTGCCCTTCCACCTCACACGCAGCCTCTACTACAGCTTCCGCTACCTGGATGACAAGATCAGCTGTAGCCAGCTAGAGGCCTCCAGTATTGCCTATAAGGTGACCCGGCCGCTGGCCAGCGCCAACAGCTGTCTGGACCCTGTCCTGTACTTTATGGCCGGACAAGGCTTCCGTAGAAACCTCACCAAAAGGACCAAATCCAGACAGCCGGAGAAAGTCAAAACACTATCCACTCCGCTTTGA